In Parafrankia irregularis, a single genomic region encodes these proteins:
- a CDS encoding type I polyketide synthase, with the protein MTNTADRLVEALRATMKENERLRRQLAATTEPIAVIGMACRFPGGLRSPDELWRFVAAGGDAISPFPSNRGWDTSALPCFGGGFLHDAADFDPEFFGLTENEALATDPQQRLLLETSWEAFEHAGIDPLTARGSSTGVFFGVIFHDYGYRLRPPPPGIDGYTYFGSAGSIASGRVAYTLGLEGPCVTLDAACASSLVGLHLASQALRRGECSLALVGGVSVLATTELWEETTRTGQGLAADSRCKSFAAAADGTGISEGVGVLLVERLSVARRNGHPVLAVVRGSAVDQSGATNGFTAPSAASQERLITRALADARLEPGDVDAVEGHGTGTPVGDPIELAALLATYGRGRPTGRPLWLGSLKSNLGHTQAAGGAGAVIKAVMAMRHGVLPRTLHVDAPTPHADWAHGGVALLRESVPWPATEGRPRRIGVSSFGANGTLAHAVLEQVPRENEEPTARRAGEGSDGGLAVVPWLLSARSAAGLRGQAERLLAHLNENPDLAPADVAYTLATGRSAFEHRAVLVAADVAQLSRGLAAVAAGTHTAETEVAPADGSRAVGSAEPVTVTRGVVSAGHADRAAPVGTTSGFAAAGVPLAFVFPDRPGRLPGHGSALAERFAAFAAALRAIGTAFDEPGLERAGGNTAPEAWAGFASQVALCRLLESCGVRADMVLGVGTGELAAAYVNGTLTADDVRALIATHPSSVPSSPDDRRVPSTATAVVIGTSAADGGRSNGAADLVLLPAGRTAVRGVTDLLAALHIRGVVVNWQAFLTGTGARRVDLPTYAFQRRRFWLEAGAARKT; encoded by the coding sequence GTGACCAACACCGCCGACAGACTCGTCGAGGCGCTGCGGGCGACGATGAAGGAGAACGAGCGCCTGCGTCGGCAGCTCGCCGCGACGACCGAACCCATCGCCGTGATCGGGATGGCCTGCCGTTTCCCGGGCGGTCTGCGTTCCCCGGACGAGCTGTGGCGGTTCGTCGCCGCCGGCGGCGACGCGATCTCCCCGTTCCCGTCGAACCGCGGGTGGGACACGTCCGCCCTGCCGTGCTTCGGTGGCGGGTTCCTGCACGACGCGGCCGACTTCGACCCGGAGTTCTTCGGCCTTACGGAGAACGAGGCGCTGGCGACCGACCCGCAGCAGCGCCTGCTGCTGGAGACCTCGTGGGAGGCGTTCGAGCACGCGGGCATCGACCCGCTCACCGCCCGCGGCAGCAGTACCGGTGTGTTCTTCGGCGTGATCTTTCACGACTATGGTTACCGGTTGCGCCCGCCCCCTCCGGGAATCGACGGCTACACCTACTTCGGCAGCGCAGGCAGCATCGCGTCCGGCCGGGTCGCCTACACCCTCGGCCTCGAAGGACCGTGCGTCACCCTGGACGCCGCCTGCGCCTCGTCGCTCGTCGGCCTGCACCTGGCCAGCCAGGCCCTGCGGCGTGGTGAGTGCTCCCTGGCGCTGGTCGGCGGGGTGTCCGTGCTCGCCACCACCGAGCTGTGGGAGGAGACCACCAGGACGGGCCAGGGCCTGGCCGCGGACAGCCGCTGCAAGTCGTTCGCCGCCGCCGCCGACGGCACCGGCATCTCCGAAGGCGTCGGCGTCCTGCTGGTGGAACGCCTCAGCGTCGCCCGGCGCAACGGTCACCCGGTGCTCGCGGTGGTGCGCGGCAGCGCGGTCGACCAGAGCGGTGCCACCAACGGCTTCACCGCGCCCAGCGCGGCATCCCAGGAACGGCTGATCACCCGCGCGCTCGCGGACGCCCGCCTCGAACCGGGCGACGTCGACGCGGTCGAGGGCCACGGCACCGGCACCCCGGTCGGCGACCCGATCGAGCTCGCCGCGCTGCTCGCGACCTACGGCCGTGGCCGGCCCACCGGCCGGCCGCTGTGGCTCGGATCGCTGAAGTCGAACCTCGGGCACACCCAGGCCGCCGGCGGTGCCGGTGCCGTGATCAAGGCCGTGATGGCGATGCGGCACGGGGTTCTCCCGCGCACCCTGCACGTGGACGCGCCGACCCCGCACGCCGACTGGGCACACGGCGGTGTGGCGCTGTTGCGGGAATCCGTCCCCTGGCCGGCCACCGAAGGCCGCCCCAGGCGGATCGGTGTCTCCTCCTTCGGAGCCAACGGCACCCTGGCCCACGCCGTCCTCGAACAGGTTCCGCGGGAGAACGAGGAACCCACGGCCCGCCGCGCGGGCGAAGGCAGCGACGGGGGCCTTGCCGTCGTGCCCTGGCTGCTCTCGGCGCGATCCGCGGCCGGCCTGCGCGGTCAGGCCGAGCGACTGCTCGCGCACCTGAACGAAAACCCCGACCTCGCCCCGGCCGATGTCGCGTACACGCTGGCGACCGGCCGCTCCGCCTTCGAGCACCGGGCGGTACTCGTCGCCGCCGACGTCGCCCAGCTCAGTCGGGGACTCGCCGCCGTCGCCGCGGGAACCCACACAGCCGAGACGGAGGTCGCACCCGCCGACGGTTCGCGCGCCGTCGGTTCGGCGGAGCCGGTGACCGTGACGCGAGGTGTCGTCAGCGCGGGGCACGCCGACCGGGCCGCTCCGGTCGGCACGACATCCGGCTTCGCGGCTGCCGGCGTTCCGCTCGCCTTCGTCTTCCCCGACCGGCCCGGCAGGCTTCCGGGCCATGGCAGCGCGCTGGCGGAGCGCTTCGCCGCCTTCGCGGCCGCACTGCGGGCCATCGGCACTGCGTTCGACGAACCAGGGCTCGAACGCGCGGGCGGGAACACCGCCCCGGAGGCCTGGGCGGGTTTCGCCTCGCAGGTCGCGCTCTGCCGGCTGTTGGAATCCTGCGGAGTGCGCGCGGACATGGTTCTCGGCGTCGGCACGGGCGAACTGGCCGCCGCATATGTGAACGGCACCCTGACCGCCGACGACGTACGCGCTCTGATCGCGACGCATCCGTCGTCGGTCCCGTCGTCCCCTGACGACCGCCGGGTTCCCTCCACCGCCACGGCGGTGGTCATCGGGACGTCCGCGGCGGATGGCGGCAGGTCGAACGGCGCAGCCGACCTGGTGTTGCTACCCGCTGGCCGCACAGCGGTCCGGGGCGTCACGGATCTGCTGGCCGCGCTGCACATCCGCGGCGTCGTGGTGAACTGGCAGGCATTCCTCACCGGAACCGGCGCCCGCAGGGTGGACCTGCCCACCTACGCCTTCCAGCGCAGACGTTTCTGGCTGGAGGCCGGTGCGGCGCGGAAGACCTGA
- a CDS encoding SAM-dependent methyltransferase, whose protein sequence is MVNMGADELAQSAWSRVDTDVPHSARVWNYWLGGKDNFPADRELGDKVYEVYPDIVRVARAQREFLVRAVTFLAGEVGIRQFLDIGTGLPTADNTHEVAQRIAPESRVVYVDNDPLVLVHARALLTSAPGGATAYVDSDVRDPAGILTGAAELLDFTRPVALVMFGIMGNVADTDEARAIVRHLLGEVPSGSYLALNDGTHGEDVDKAIEITQADGHPYNLRTPEQVTSFFDGLEIVEPGVVSTPFWRPVPGQEPQSLHIFGGVGRKP, encoded by the coding sequence ATGGTCAACATGGGTGCTGACGAGTTGGCGCAGAGCGCATGGTCCCGGGTGGACACGGATGTGCCGCACTCCGCGCGGGTCTGGAACTACTGGCTCGGAGGCAAGGACAACTTTCCCGCCGACCGGGAGTTGGGCGACAAGGTCTACGAGGTCTACCCGGACATTGTCCGGGTCGCCCGCGCGCAGCGGGAGTTCCTGGTCCGCGCGGTCACGTTTCTCGCCGGCGAGGTCGGTATTCGCCAGTTCCTGGACATCGGCACCGGCCTGCCGACGGCGGACAACACCCATGAGGTCGCGCAGCGAATCGCCCCGGAGTCCCGCGTCGTCTATGTCGACAACGATCCGCTGGTGCTGGTGCATGCCCGCGCACTGCTGACCAGCGCACCCGGCGGCGCCACCGCCTATGTCGACTCCGACGTTCGTGACCCCGCCGGAATTCTCACCGGGGCGGCCGAGCTCCTGGACTTCACCAGGCCGGTCGCGCTCGTCATGTTCGGCATCATGGGGAATGTCGCCGACACCGATGAGGCACGGGCAATCGTGAGGCACCTGCTCGGCGAGGTGCCGTCGGGCAGCTATTTGGCGCTCAACGACGGCACCCACGGCGAGGACGTCGACAAGGCGATCGAGATCACCCAGGCCGACGGTCACCCCTACAACCTGCGCACCCCGGAGCAGGTCACATCCTTCTTCGACGGGCTCGAGATCGTCGAGCCGGGCGTGGTCTCGACGCCGTTCTGGCGGCCCGTGCCCGGGCAGGAGCCGCAGTCGCTCCACATCTTCGGTGGTGTTGGCCGCAAGCCGTAG
- a CDS encoding alpha/beta hydrolase has protein sequence MSSVTDSRQTPARSNRHLRGYLGRAATRFWPAMDGNSPPRASIVLMPGRGEDVTHFERVALRLAVDGYDVTFLGSAEHADVALAEARRPGAPFVLFGSDTGALRALELAGSPALRPDALVLLGLPLLHRAFAGEMPEGLPPRALPDLPALLIHGRHDEVSPHHLARIITRTVRTARLESVPGGHRVLSGPGARLAAALTVLFVESLLQGNHPGSRGGLPADRLGAGDGAGARAGAGAGSRVGAGAAARSDAGVAGIAGTVTWAPGVPRQISGTMRRVGGS, from the coding sequence ATGTCCTCCGTCACTGACAGCCGACAGACCCCGGCGCGCTCCAACCGCCATCTTCGCGGCTATCTCGGTCGCGCCGCTACCCGCTTCTGGCCCGCGATGGACGGGAACAGCCCGCCCCGCGCGTCGATCGTGCTCATGCCCGGCCGCGGCGAGGACGTCACCCACTTCGAACGGGTCGCGCTGCGGCTGGCTGTCGACGGCTACGACGTGACGTTCCTTGGGTCGGCCGAACATGCCGACGTCGCGCTTGCCGAAGCCCGGCGGCCCGGGGCCCCGTTCGTCCTGTTCGGTTCCGACACCGGGGCGTTGCGCGCGCTGGAGCTGGCTGGTTCACCGGCGCTGCGGCCGGACGCGCTCGTCCTGCTCGGCCTGCCGCTGCTGCACCGGGCGTTCGCGGGCGAGATGCCCGAGGGCCTGCCGCCGCGGGCGCTTCCCGATCTTCCCGCTCTGCTCATCCACGGCCGTCACGACGAGGTCAGCCCGCACCACCTCGCGCGGATCATCACCCGGACGGTGCGGACCGCCCGGCTGGAGTCGGTACCGGGTGGCCACCGGGTCCTGTCCGGGCCTGGTGCGCGGCTGGCCGCGGCGCTCACCGTGCTGTTCGTCGAGTCGCTGCTACAGGGCAATCATCCGGGGTCTCGGGGCGGCCTTCCGGCGGATCGCCTCGGTGCTGGTGATGGTGCTGGCGCCAGGGCTGGTGCCGGCGCGGGTTCGCGTGTCGGCGCCGGTGCCGCGGCCCGCTCCGACGCCGGTGTCGCGGGGATCGCCGGTACGGTGACGTGGGCCCCCGGCGTCCCACGGCAGATCAGCGGCACGATGCGGCGAGTGGGCGGTTCCTGA
- a CDS encoding phosphatidylglycerol lysyltransferase domain-containing protein, whose translation MPRVAALLTLAIGLLDMASAVTPGWRSRLDDLRALLPMAVSRQASAFTVVVGMLLVLLSAGLRRRKRRAWRATVVLLAVSVVLHVLKGLDYEEATGSAALLAALVVTRGEFRAKGDPTTRWRAIGVGSFLAVVSIVVGLVLLRLRHDRIVGPHPLSAQLEQVVLGMVGIQGPLTFASARFADLVFRILLTMGVLTIVSTGYLALRPPEPRPMLTEEDVARVRALLARRGADDSLGYFVLRSDKSVVWSPSGKACVAYRVVSGVMLASGDPLGDREAWPGALTEFLREAADHAWVPAVIGCSEAGGLAWTRVGLSVLEIGDEAILDTAAFSLEGRSMRNVRQAVARVERAGYTAVVQRVSELTPQDLALLRNQVARWRGSETERGFSMALGRIGDPADGNCVVVTAYSAGAPPPDREAPGTAAPQDAALPPEEAKPDETAEPRPRAVLHFVPWGRDGLSLDVMTRDRTADNGVNEFLIVQAVRQAQQLGVRRISLNFAVFRSAIERGERLGAGPMIRWWRGLLIFLSRWFQIDSLYRFNAKFSPTWSPRYVCYPNTVDLPRIALAMLEAEAFLVWPRWREHLPLPRRHRGRRCEG comes from the coding sequence ATCCCGCGTGTCGCCGCTCTGCTGACACTCGCCATCGGTCTGCTGGACATGGCCTCGGCCGTGACCCCGGGGTGGCGCTCGCGCCTCGACGACCTGAGGGCACTGCTGCCCATGGCGGTGTCACGGCAGGCGTCTGCGTTCACCGTCGTCGTCGGGATGCTGCTGGTGCTGCTCTCCGCGGGGCTGCGCCGGCGGAAGCGGCGGGCCTGGCGGGCCACGGTGGTCCTGTTGGCCGTCAGCGTCGTCCTGCACGTGCTCAAGGGCCTGGACTACGAGGAGGCCACCGGGTCGGCGGCCCTGCTGGCGGCCCTCGTGGTGACCCGCGGGGAGTTCCGCGCCAAGGGTGACCCGACGACACGCTGGCGCGCGATCGGCGTCGGGTCGTTCCTCGCCGTGGTCTCCATCGTGGTCGGCCTGGTTCTGCTGCGGCTGCGCCACGACCGGATCGTCGGCCCGCATCCGCTGTCGGCCCAGCTGGAACAGGTCGTCCTGGGGATGGTCGGAATCCAGGGCCCGCTGACGTTCGCCTCGGCCCGGTTCGCCGATCTCGTCTTCCGGATCCTGCTGACCATGGGCGTGCTGACCATCGTCAGCACCGGCTACCTCGCGCTGCGGCCGCCCGAGCCCCGTCCGATGCTGACCGAGGAGGACGTGGCCCGGGTGCGTGCCCTGCTGGCCCGGCGCGGAGCGGACGACTCGCTCGGCTACTTCGTCCTGCGCTCGGACAAGTCCGTTGTCTGGTCGCCGAGCGGAAAGGCCTGCGTGGCCTACCGCGTGGTCTCAGGTGTGATGCTCGCCAGCGGTGACCCGCTCGGAGACCGGGAGGCCTGGCCCGGGGCTCTCACCGAGTTCCTTCGTGAGGCGGCCGATCATGCCTGGGTCCCCGCGGTCATCGGATGCTCCGAGGCGGGCGGCCTGGCCTGGACCCGCGTCGGCCTGTCGGTGTTGGAGATCGGGGACGAGGCCATCCTCGACACCGCGGCCTTCAGCCTGGAAGGCCGGTCGATGCGCAACGTCCGCCAGGCCGTCGCCCGCGTCGAGCGCGCCGGCTACACCGCGGTCGTCCAACGGGTCAGCGAACTGACCCCGCAGGATCTGGCACTGCTGCGCAACCAGGTGGCCCGCTGGCGCGGCAGTGAGACCGAACGTGGGTTCTCCATGGCGCTGGGCCGCATCGGTGATCCCGCCGATGGCAACTGCGTCGTCGTCACGGCCTACTCGGCCGGGGCACCGCCGCCCGACCGGGAAGCACCCGGCACCGCGGCACCGCAGGACGCGGCCCTGCCCCCGGAGGAGGCGAAGCCGGACGAGACCGCCGAGCCCAGACCGCGCGCGGTGCTCCACTTCGTTCCCTGGGGGCGCGACGGGCTGTCGCTGGACGTCATGACACGCGACCGCACCGCCGACAACGGCGTCAACGAGTTCCTCATCGTCCAGGCCGTGCGCCAGGCCCAGCAGCTCGGTGTACGGCGGATCTCGCTGAACTTCGCGGTCTTCCGATCCGCGATCGAACGCGGCGAACGCCTCGGCGCCGGCCCGATGATCCGCTGGTGGCGCGGGCTGCTGATCTTCCTTTCCCGCTGGTTCCAGATCGACAGCCTCTACCGGTTCAACGCCAAGTTCTCCCCGACCTGGTCGCCACGCTATGTCTGTTATCCCAACACCGTTGACCTGCCCCGGATCGCCCTGGCCATGCTCGAGGCCGAGGCGTTCCTGGTCTGGCCACGCTGGCGGGAACACCTCCCGCTCCCCCGCCGCCACCGCGGCAGGCGCTGCGAGGGCTAG
- a CDS encoding alpha/beta hydrolase: protein MGSVVIISGWFLSALVALTVICWAVCALLAVRRRGRAGPIAAGCLAFLLTVATAGDLVNAHYGYLPRLDDVLGVKSWPTAPADEALAPGSGRRYPDGVVVELPIAGTRSGFGTRDAMVYLPPQYFTEPRARFPVVYLLHGSPGVPTDWFRGGEAAQIGADEAAGGSPGRVPRPAILVAPRVSRGWLDDSECVDGATEHVETYVIQDVIPAIDTRLRSIPDRTDRVLAGMSAGGFCALNLGLRHRDLVATIIDLSGLARPTFDPGMAKLFGPRPDLAQVVAANTPARYASTLPPNPPMRVWLDCGRDDHEPLGDIREMARVLSGRRGFTVTLWLRPGGHDFGVWRPALRDALHWAM, encoded by the coding sequence GTGGGCTCTGTGGTCATCATCAGCGGGTGGTTCCTGTCGGCCCTGGTGGCGCTGACGGTGATCTGCTGGGCGGTCTGCGCCCTGCTCGCGGTGCGCCGGCGCGGCCGGGCCGGCCCGATCGCGGCCGGGTGCCTGGCGTTCCTGCTCACCGTGGCGACGGCCGGTGACCTCGTCAACGCCCACTACGGCTACCTGCCGCGCCTCGACGACGTCCTCGGGGTGAAGTCCTGGCCGACGGCGCCGGCGGACGAGGCCCTGGCCCCGGGATCGGGGCGGCGCTATCCCGACGGGGTTGTCGTCGAGCTGCCGATCGCCGGCACGCGCAGCGGTTTCGGTACCCGCGACGCCATGGTCTACCTGCCGCCGCAGTACTTCACCGAGCCGCGGGCCCGCTTCCCCGTCGTCTACCTCCTGCATGGATCCCCGGGGGTGCCCACCGACTGGTTCCGCGGCGGCGAGGCCGCCCAGATCGGCGCGGATGAGGCGGCGGGCGGCTCGCCTGGGCGCGTGCCCCGGCCCGCGATCCTCGTCGCGCCGCGGGTGAGCCGCGGCTGGCTGGATGACAGCGAATGCGTCGACGGGGCCACCGAGCACGTCGAGACGTACGTGATCCAGGATGTGATCCCCGCGATCGACACCCGGCTGCGGTCGATCCCGGACCGGACCGACCGGGTGCTGGCCGGTATGTCGGCGGGCGGGTTCTGCGCGCTGAACCTCGGCCTGCGCCACCGCGACCTCGTCGCGACCATTATCGACCTCTCCGGCCTGGCCAGACCCACCTTCGACCCGGGAATGGCGAAGCTCTTCGGCCCTCGTCCGGATCTCGCGCAGGTCGTCGCCGCGAACACACCCGCGCGCTACGCCTCGACGCTGCCGCCCAACCCGCCGATGCGGGTCTGGCTCGACTGCGGCCGCGATGATCACGAGCCGCTGGGCGACATCCGGGAGATGGCGCGTGTCCTCTCCGGGCGCCGCGGCTTCACCGTCACGCTGTGGTTGCGACCGGGCGGGCACGACTTCGGCGTGTGGCGGCCGGCGCTGCGCGACGCCCTGCACTGGGCGATGTGA
- a CDS encoding alkaline phosphatase D family protein, producing MSSEYSAELRAAARGLERRRFLTLSGAAATLAFTVGLPGMASASAPELAATQVTSNPFTLGVASGDPQHNSTLLWTRLAPEPLVADGGLPAARISVSWELASDEQFRRVVRRGQEWAHPEFGHSVHVDVQGLSPDREYYYRFRVGTWVSPVGRTRTAPAPGAPVRSMRFANVSCQRYDQGYYTAHRYLAQEDVHAVFHTGDYLYEYAVSAVGGARAYTDRVLPATVSLETATLDDYRIRYGLYKSDPDLMAAHAAHPFVVTWDDHEVENNYADETSETNGPVADFLLRRAAAYRAYWENQPLRRPQFPNGPDMQLYRRLNWGRLAQFDVLDTRQYRTDQANGDGWKLPTAASEAESQTLPGLDQEKWLTDGWARSKAQWNVVAQQVTFSRRANPNGDGTLSMDSWDGYPASRQRLIDGWKNSLPGRGNSGRELMVLTGDVHVAYGFDILDDWADPASKVLGTEIVATSITSGGNGSAQPSNWANYLARNPHLKFYNGLRGYVLVNLGRESADVDWKTVSRVTTPDGTLVTAGSFTTEAGNPGLVTR from the coding sequence ATGAGTTCTGAGTACTCCGCCGAACTGCGGGCAGCTGCTCGTGGCCTGGAACGGCGTAGGTTCCTCACCCTGTCCGGCGCGGCCGCGACACTCGCGTTCACCGTCGGGCTTCCCGGCATGGCCTCGGCCAGTGCGCCCGAGCTCGCGGCGACCCAGGTGACGAGCAACCCGTTCACGCTCGGCGTGGCTTCCGGCGACCCGCAGCACAACTCGACGCTGCTGTGGACCCGGCTGGCACCGGAACCGCTCGTCGCCGACGGCGGGCTGCCCGCGGCCCGGATCTCCGTCAGCTGGGAGCTCGCCTCCGACGAACAGTTCCGTCGCGTCGTGCGCCGCGGCCAGGAATGGGCGCACCCCGAGTTCGGCCACTCCGTGCACGTGGACGTCCAGGGCCTGTCGCCGGACCGTGAGTACTACTACCGGTTCCGCGTGGGCACCTGGGTGAGCCCGGTCGGCCGGACCCGGACCGCGCCCGCCCCGGGCGCCCCGGTGCGCTCGATGAGGTTCGCGAACGTCTCCTGCCAGCGCTACGACCAGGGCTACTACACCGCCCACCGGTACCTGGCGCAGGAGGACGTGCACGCCGTCTTCCACACCGGCGACTACCTCTACGAGTACGCGGTCAGCGCCGTCGGTGGCGCCCGTGCCTACACCGACCGGGTGCTGCCCGCCACGGTCAGCCTCGAGACGGCCACCCTGGACGACTACCGGATCCGCTACGGCCTGTACAAGTCGGACCCGGATCTGATGGCCGCGCACGCCGCCCACCCGTTCGTCGTCACCTGGGACGACCATGAGGTCGAGAACAACTACGCCGACGAGACCTCCGAGACCAACGGGCCGGTGGCGGACTTCCTGCTCCGGCGCGCCGCCGCCTACCGCGCGTACTGGGAGAACCAGCCGCTGCGCAGGCCGCAGTTCCCGAACGGGCCGGACATGCAGCTCTACCGGCGCCTCAACTGGGGCAGGCTGGCGCAGTTCGACGTCCTCGACACCCGTCAGTACCGCACCGACCAGGCCAACGGCGACGGCTGGAAGCTGCCGACCGCGGCGTCCGAGGCCGAGTCCCAGACGCTGCCAGGCCTCGACCAGGAGAAGTGGCTCACCGACGGATGGGCGAGGTCGAAGGCGCAGTGGAACGTCGTCGCTCAGCAGGTCACCTTCTCCCGCCGGGCGAACCCCAACGGCGACGGGACCCTGTCGATGGACTCCTGGGACGGCTACCCGGCGTCGCGGCAGCGGCTGATCGACGGCTGGAAGAACAGTCTGCCCGGCAGGGGGAACTCCGGCAGGGAACTGATGGTCCTCACCGGTGACGTGCACGTGGCGTACGGATTCGACATCCTCGACGACTGGGCCGACCCGGCGTCGAAGGTCCTCGGCACCGAGATCGTCGCCACTTCGATCACCAGTGGTGGCAACGGTTCCGCCCAGCCGTCGAACTGGGCCAACTACCTGGCCCGCAACCCGCATCTGAAGTTCTACAACGGCCTGCGCGGTTACGTCCTTGTCAACCTCGGCCGCGAGTCCGCCGACGTCGACTGGAAGACCGTCAGTAGGGTCACCACCCCCGACGGCACCCTTGTGACCGCCGGCTCCTTCACCACCGAGGCGGGCAACCCCGGCCTGGTCACGCGCTGA